A genomic segment from Corylus avellana chromosome ca5, CavTom2PMs-1.0 encodes:
- the LOC132181999 gene encoding NAC domain-containing protein JA2-like, whose translation MKMLTGFRFRPSNDELINHYLLGKVRGEEITWDGIREFELYGEKIPWELFGDLDSEEEEKHYIFTRLKKSGKRVSRAAGCGTWHESSCNQVYDSEGQCVIGLKKQFCFKVKRESRVEKSHWIMHEFSLAGVFEQERCNNWVLCAVNKKGAETKKVVKRRFQDVQIPSTIVPVEAPTPSLEVESPQAGNTNLLLLEDET comes from the coding sequence ATGAAGATGCTGACGGGATTTCGTTTTCGGCCCTCTAATGATGAGCTTATAAACCACTATTTGTTGGGGAAGGTCAGGGGAGAAGAGATCACTTGGGATGGCATTCGTGAGTTTGAGCTTTATGGAGAGAAGATCCCCTGGGAACTTTTCGGTGATCTTGACAGTGAGGAGGAGGAAAAGCATTACATTTTCACGAGGCTCAAGAAATCCGGCAAACGCGTGTCAAGAGCAGCCGGCTGTGGGACTTGGCATGAAAGCTCTTGCAACCAAGTATATGATAGTGAGGGTCAATGTGTGATTGGACTTAAGAAGCAGTTCTGTTTCAAGGTTAAACGCGAATCGCGAGTGGAGAAATCCCACTGGATCATGCATGAGTTCTCCTTGGCGGGTGTCTTTGAGCAAGAACGGTGTAACAACTGGGTTCTATGCGCCGTAAACAAGAAGGGGgcagaaacaaaaaaagtggTGAAGAGACGTTTCCAGGATGTTCAGATTCCCAGCACCATCGTCCCTGTTGAAGCTCCAACTCCATCCCTTGAAGTTGAAAGCCCCCAAGCCGGGAATACAAACCTTTTGCTACTTGAGGATGAAACCTAG